In Acetobacteroides hydrogenigenes, the DNA window AGCTGGTTCACGCCAGCATTATCGACGGCTTGCGCCTCTGCGAGGCCAAGTGGGAGCGCTACCGCCACAACGACCTGGAGCATCTCGAACGGCTCATCATCAAGAATAGAGACGACTACAACCGCATAATCATCGTAACCGAGTCGGTTTTCAGCATGGATGGCGATATAGCCGATCTGTCAGCCCTGTGCGACCTTAAGGAGAAGTACGGCGCAACGCTGTACGTCGACGAGGCGCATTCCTTTGGTGCTGTTGGGCAACATGGCCTTGGACTATGCGAGGAAACCAACACCACCCAGCGCATCGACCTTATCGTGGGAACCTTTGGGAAAGCTATAGCATCGCAGGGGGCATACCTAATTGCCAACCGCGAGGTGGTGAGCTACCTCATCAACACCATGCGTCCGTTGATCTTTACCACAGCGCTACCACCCGTAAACCTGCATTGGACCAGCTTTGTTATAGATGCGCTCGCTGAAATGGAAAATGATAGAGTTAAGCTGGTTGCTTTGGGTAACCTGCTACGCTCGGAGCTCGAAAGGGTGGGCGTGGAGACCCGCGGCTGCTCGCACATCGTGCCCGTTGTGGCTGGCGAGAATCAGGAGGCGATACGTTTGGCGGAGCTGATGCAGCAGAACGGCTTCTGGGCGCTGCCCATCCGCTACCCCACCGTACCCAAGGGCGAGGCGCGAATCCGCA includes these proteins:
- a CDS encoding aminotransferase class I/II-fold pyridoxal phosphate-dependent enzyme → MTDYNNILSQLEQSGNLRQLRNTRSEGKYIYHEGKRYLNLSSNDYLGVACDGELQREFLAALADATEFLFGSTSSRLLTGNAPSYTELEQKLANLFGREAALVFNSGYHANIGVLPALTAKGDLILADKLVHASIIDGLRLCEAKWERYRHNDLEHLERLIIKNRDDYNRIIIVTESVFSMDGDIADLSALCDLKEKYGATLYVDEAHSFGAVGQHGLGLCEETNTTQRIDLIVGTFGKAIASQGAYLIANREVVSYLINTMRPLIFTTALPPVNLHWTSFVIDALAEMENDRVKLVALGNLLRSELERVGVETRGCSHIVPVVAGENQEAIRLAELMQQNGFWALPIRYPTVPKGEARIRISLNPQITEDEVAEIVKVAEQWKQNG